Proteins from one Psychromonas sp. psych-6C06 genomic window:
- the rne gene encoding ribonuclease E, whose translation MKRMLINATQAEELRVALVDGQQLYDLDIESPGHEQKKANIYKGKITRVEPSLEAAFVDYGADRHGFLPLKEIARTYFPAGYSFKGRPNIKEVIKEGQEVIVQIEKEERGNKGAALTTFISLAGSYLVLMPNNPRAGGISRRIEGDERTQLKEALSHLKLPNGMGLIVRTAGVGKTSEELEWDLNVLVNHWQAISEAAESKAAPFLIHRESNVIVRSIRDYLRRDIGEIVIDHAKTFEQAKNHIEMVRPDYVNRLKLYQGEIPLFTHYQVESQIESAFQREVRLPSGGSIVIDPTEALTSIDINSARATRGGDIEETAFNTNLEAAEEIARQLRLRDLGGLVVIDFIDMTPARHQREVENRMRESVRQDRARIQLGRISRFGLMEMSRQRIRPSLGESASRVCPRCHGQGTIRDNESLALAILRLIEEEGLKENTVQIQATVPVAVAAYLLNEKRSAVAKIERRHNCEVFIIPNANLLTPHFEIKRTRKDGKEDINYDALEKQHTVYVPNVVKDECKKEDDPVLSGFSSPKKNSAQPKKSEKTEQKAVKEEAKPSFFGRLFAAISAFFSDDEEDNDKKVEKKEEVKERPRNNNRNRNNNRNRNNRNRNQSKSDNRNERQDDKKPTERRGNDRRNNRKDNTRPVKQDRDQAVAEKEEVVAVRRKRRNMRKKVRIDNKAPAAETNIDQPVANNDGPAKDAPAQEKKPARRKASPKKANKPEQANPKKQPVDKIEGNVKENQTEEKTSTTEEYSPVAIPGRRSRYLRGNGQRKNKANNEQITTETTTDPVISRYPEAEQNEQQEAPQNVESSVPSKANTPEPAKAEAPIASEISEIKTDSDTHTVATQLKESLADDNIKQAEQILPEPQYEAPVKVEPIEELKEVSQQVTTESKTVEADKEEVTPVSETITESTVQPSVSTEESVTQNIVEKAQVSSQEQATQKVGTVTQARVARSEMVKTISEPLDLTREINIVGATSREQITKSTQQAGSSFATNRASSDTVKTSL comes from the coding sequence ATGAAAAGAATGTTAATTAATGCAACTCAAGCAGAAGAGTTGCGTGTTGCCCTCGTAGATGGGCAACAACTTTATGATTTAGATATTGAAAGCCCAGGCCACGAACAGAAAAAAGCAAACATTTACAAAGGAAAAATAACGCGAGTTGAGCCAAGCCTAGAAGCAGCATTCGTCGATTATGGTGCAGATCGCCATGGTTTCCTTCCACTTAAAGAGATTGCACGTACCTACTTTCCAGCTGGTTATTCCTTTAAAGGTCGCCCTAATATCAAAGAGGTGATAAAAGAAGGACAAGAGGTCATCGTTCAGATTGAAAAAGAAGAACGTGGCAATAAAGGCGCAGCATTAACCACCTTTATCAGTCTTGCAGGTAGTTACCTTGTGCTAATGCCAAACAATCCTCGTGCTGGTGGTATTTCTCGCCGTATTGAAGGCGACGAACGCACACAGTTAAAAGAGGCGCTAAGCCACTTAAAATTACCTAATGGTATGGGCTTAATCGTACGTACTGCAGGTGTTGGTAAAACATCAGAAGAGCTAGAATGGGATCTCAATGTACTTGTTAACCATTGGCAAGCAATTTCAGAAGCAGCTGAATCAAAAGCTGCTCCGTTTTTAATTCATCGTGAAAGTAACGTCATCGTACGTTCGATTCGTGATTACCTACGCCGTGATATTGGTGAGATTGTCATCGACCACGCAAAAACATTTGAACAGGCCAAAAACCATATCGAGATGGTTCGCCCTGATTATGTTAACCGCCTTAAACTGTATCAAGGTGAAATTCCACTGTTTACACATTACCAAGTGGAAAGCCAAATTGAATCAGCATTCCAACGTGAAGTGCGTTTGCCTTCTGGTGGTTCAATCGTAATCGACCCAACCGAAGCATTAACGTCTATCGATATTAACTCTGCACGTGCGACACGTGGCGGAGATATCGAAGAAACAGCCTTTAATACCAACCTTGAAGCAGCAGAAGAGATTGCACGCCAATTACGTTTACGTGATTTAGGTGGTTTGGTGGTTATCGACTTTATCGATATGACACCTGCTCGCCATCAACGTGAAGTTGAAAACCGTATGCGTGAATCTGTACGTCAAGATAGAGCTCGTATTCAACTTGGCCGTATTTCACGTTTTGGTTTGATGGAGATGTCACGTCAACGTATTCGTCCTTCACTGGGTGAATCAGCATCTCGTGTTTGTCCACGTTGTCATGGTCAAGGCACAATTCGTGATAACGAGTCTTTAGCATTAGCAATTTTACGTCTAATCGAAGAGGAAGGCTTAAAAGAGAATACAGTACAAATTCAAGCGACTGTTCCTGTTGCAGTGGCAGCTTATCTGTTAAATGAAAAACGTAGCGCTGTAGCGAAAATTGAACGTCGTCATAACTGTGAAGTATTCATTATTCCAAATGCAAACCTATTAACGCCGCATTTTGAAATTAAGCGTACACGTAAAGATGGCAAAGAAGATATCAACTACGATGCACTTGAAAAACAACATACCGTCTATGTACCCAATGTGGTTAAAGATGAATGTAAGAAAGAAGATGATCCTGTATTAAGCGGGTTCTCTAGCCCTAAGAAAAATAGCGCGCAGCCTAAAAAATCTGAAAAAACTGAACAAAAAGCAGTTAAAGAAGAAGCTAAACCTTCATTTTTCGGTCGTTTGTTTGCTGCTATTTCAGCTTTCTTCAGCGATGATGAAGAAGACAACGATAAGAAAGTTGAGAAAAAAGAGGAAGTAAAAGAACGCCCTCGAAACAACAATCGTAACCGTAACAACAATCGTAATCGCAACAATCGTAACCGTAATCAATCAAAGTCTGATAACCGTAACGAGCGTCAAGACGATAAAAAACCAACTGAACGCCGTGGTAATGATCGCCGTAACAACCGTAAAGATAATACGCGACCAGTAAAGCAAGATCGTGATCAAGCTGTTGCAGAAAAAGAAGAAGTTGTTGCTGTTAGACGTAAACGTAGAAATATGCGCAAAAAAGTACGAATCGATAATAAAGCACCAGCAGCAGAAACAAACATTGATCAGCCAGTAGCTAACAATGATGGCCCAGCTAAAGATGCACCTGCGCAAGAGAAAAAACCAGCTAGACGCAAAGCTTCACCTAAGAAAGCGAATAAACCAGAGCAAGCGAACCCTAAAAAACAGCCTGTTGATAAAATTGAAGGTAATGTTAAGGAAAATCAAACAGAAGAAAAAACTTCAACAACTGAAGAATATTCACCTGTAGCAATTCCTGGTCGCCGATCTCGCTACTTACGTGGTAATGGTCAGCGTAAAAACAAAGCTAACAATGAGCAGATCACCACTGAAACAACAACTGATCCTGTGATTAGCCGTTACCCTGAAGCTGAGCAAAACGAGCAACAGGAAGCACCGCAGAATGTTGAATCCAGTGTACCTAGTAAAGCAAACACTCCTGAGCCAGCAAAAGCAGAAGCACCAATTGCAAGTGAAATATCTGAAATTAAAACTGATTCAGATACGCATACAGTAGCGACGCAATTAAAAGAAAGCTTAGCAGATGATAACATCAAACAGGCTGAACAAATTTTACCTGAGCCACAGTACGAGGCGCCTGTAAAAGTAGAGCCAATTGAAGAGCTTAAAGAAGTTTCTCAACAAGTAACGACAGAATCAAAAACTGTAGAAGCTGATAAAGAAGAAGTAACGCCTGTTTCTGAAACAATAACTGAAAGCACTGTTCAACCTTCTGTTTCAACAGAAGAAAGTGTTACGCAAAATATTGTTGAAAAAGCGCAGGTTTCTTCACAGGAGCAAGCTACTCAAAAAGTAGGCACTGTGACTCAGGCGCGTGTTGCACGCTCAGAGATGGTAAAAACTATCAGTGAGCCACTAGATTTAACGCGTGAAATAAATATTGTTGGTGCAACGTCTCGCGAACAAATTACTAAGTCAACACAGCAAGCGGGAAGTAGTTTTGCTACCAACCGTGCAAGCAGTGACACAGTAAAAACATCACTGTAG
- a CDS encoding glycosyl transferase family protein, translating into MFSEYIKLTGRGEKGRRSLTQSEAFDALSSYLDGDAELLQLAVLLMLQRVRCETPEEAAGYIQALRDRIDSKWKTVNADVDWPCFAGKKRQPPFLMLAAKVLAQQGKRVVLHGYNAVDAIKYQVESACPLLDINIATTPEQAKKALDETNICYLPLESYCGELVPLLNLRAQVGLRTPLNTVARSLNPTQAPFAIHGVFHKGYEKLHAQAALLTQEPSIIAFKGEGGESEINPRVSTTICGVQNVAGKLTYIEQEWPTYLNEVSGAHTEVSAEYLQQLWLGNIEDSYGDAAVISTVAVLLKQFQPEYSQQECLQLAKQYWSERNK; encoded by the coding sequence ATGTTCAGTGAATATATTAAATTAACCGGTCGCGGAGAAAAAGGGCGTCGTTCTCTCACACAAAGTGAAGCTTTTGATGCCCTGTCATCCTATTTAGATGGTGATGCGGAGTTACTACAATTAGCCGTACTATTGATGCTACAGCGCGTTCGCTGTGAAACACCAGAAGAGGCAGCTGGTTATATTCAAGCGTTACGGGATCGTATTGATTCAAAATGGAAAACCGTTAATGCAGATGTAGACTGGCCCTGTTTTGCTGGTAAAAAGCGCCAACCACCGTTTTTAATGCTAGCAGCAAAGGTTTTAGCCCAGCAAGGTAAGCGTGTCGTATTACATGGTTATAATGCTGTAGATGCTATTAAATATCAGGTTGAAAGTGCATGTCCGCTATTAGATATCAACATTGCAACAACCCCAGAGCAGGCTAAAAAGGCTTTAGATGAAACTAATATCTGTTATTTACCGCTTGAAAGCTACTGTGGTGAGCTAGTGCCATTACTTAATCTTCGGGCACAGGTTGGTTTACGTACACCGTTAAACACAGTTGCTAGAAGTTTGAATCCGACTCAAGCGCCTTTTGCAATCCATGGCGTTTTCCATAAAGGTTATGAAAAGTTACATGCGCAAGCTGCATTATTAACGCAAGAGCCGAGTATAATTGCTTTTAAAGGGGAAGGCGGGGAAAGTGAAATCAACCCACGTGTTAGCACGACTATTTGTGGTGTACAAAATGTTGCTGGGAAGCTTACTTATATTGAACAGGAATGGCCAACATATTTAAATGAAGTGAGTGGGGCTCATACTGAAGTTTCTGCCGAATACTTACAACAACTGTGGTTGGGGAATATTGAAGATAGTTACGGCGATGCTGCAGTTATTTCTACAGTTGCTGTTTTATTGAAACAGTTTCAACCAGAATATTCACAACAAGAGTGTTTACAGTTAGCCAAGCAATACTGGTCTGAGCGCAATAAATAA
- a CDS encoding GFA family protein, translating to MIKSVGNTQIQEKHLATCHCGSVKLELSLPNGIEKPRRCDCSICKRKGAIVGSVALDGIRIIEGADVLKLYQFNTKTAKHYFCSNCGIYTHHQRRSSPNEYGYNIGCLEGVNPFDLGDVVTNDGVNHPADRSAP from the coding sequence GTGATCAAGTCTGTCGGAAATACTCAAATACAAGAGAAGCACTTAGCCACGTGCCATTGTGGCTCAGTTAAATTGGAGTTATCACTTCCAAATGGAATCGAAAAGCCCAGGCGCTGTGATTGCTCAATTTGCAAACGTAAAGGTGCGATAGTTGGCTCTGTAGCTTTGGATGGGATTCGAATCATTGAGGGAGCAGATGTTTTAAAGCTCTATCAATTTAATACTAAAACAGCGAAGCATTATTTCTGTTCTAATTGTGGTATCTATACTCATCATCAGCGCAGATCTAGCCCCAATGAATATGGTTATAATATTGGCTGTCTTGAAGGTGTTAACCCATTTGATTTGGGTGATGTAGTTACTAATGATGGTGTAAATCACCCTGCCGATAGGTCAGCTCCATAA
- the trxB gene encoding thioredoxin-disulfide reductase, which produces MSEVQHHKLLIIGSGPAGYTAAVYAARANLKPVILTGIQPGGQLTTTTEVENWPGGAADMTGPGLMADMKAHVERFDAEIIVDHINSVDLSKRPFTLKGDNTYTCDALIIATGASAQYLGLPSEEAFKGRGVSACATCDGFFYRNQEVAVVGGGNTAVEEALYLSNIASKVHLIHRRTGFRSEKILLDRLNEKVANGNIVLHTDRTLDEVLGDDMGVTGLRLKDTLSDNTEELAVMGVFIAIGHKPNTDLFEGQLEMNHGYLKVQTGSVGNATQTTVEGVFAAGDVSDHIYRQAITSAGTGCMAALDAERFLDNQ; this is translated from the coding sequence ATGAGTGAAGTACAACATCACAAACTATTAATTATAGGCTCTGGTCCCGCTGGTTATACAGCAGCTGTTTATGCTGCCCGCGCAAATTTAAAACCAGTTATCTTAACAGGTATTCAACCTGGTGGTCAGTTAACAACAACAACAGAAGTGGAAAACTGGCCAGGTGGTGCAGCTGATATGACAGGCCCTGGTTTAATGGCTGACATGAAAGCACACGTTGAACGTTTTGATGCTGAAATTATTGTTGATCACATCAACAGTGTTGACCTTAGCAAACGCCCTTTCACACTTAAAGGCGATAATACCTACACTTGTGACGCACTGATCATTGCAACAGGCGCTTCAGCTCAATATCTTGGTTTACCTTCTGAAGAAGCCTTTAAAGGCCGTGGTGTTTCTGCCTGTGCTACCTGTGATGGATTTTTCTATCGTAACCAAGAAGTAGCTGTAGTTGGTGGCGGTAATACTGCTGTTGAAGAAGCTCTTTATCTTTCGAATATTGCTTCTAAAGTACATTTGATTCACCGTCGAACTGGTTTCCGCTCTGAAAAAATTCTATTAGATCGCCTAAATGAAAAGGTAGCAAATGGAAATATCGTATTACATACAGATCGCACACTTGATGAAGTATTAGGTGATGATATGGGTGTTACTGGCTTACGTTTAAAAGATACATTATCTGATAACACTGAAGAGCTTGCGGTAATGGGTGTATTTATCGCGATTGGTCATAAGCCTAATACAGATCTATTTGAAGGCCAATTAGAGATGAACCACGGCTATCTAAAAGTTCAAACAGGTAGCGTTGGGAATGCAACACAAACAACTGTTGAAGGTGTATTTGCAGCCGGTGATGTAAGTGACCATATCTACCGCCAAGCAATTACTTCTGCAGGTACGGGTTGTATGGCGGCATTAGATGCTGAGCGCTTTTTAGATAATCAATAA
- the rluC gene encoding 23S rRNA pseudouridine(955/2504/2580) synthase RluC — MEQINHSVRMLEVSQENAQQRIDNFLRLHLKGVPKSMIYRIVRKGEVRVNKKRIKADYKLKEGDMVRIPPVRVAAENALPSPKLNAIAQLESRIVYEDDALIILNKPSGLAVHGGSGLDFGAIEGLRALRPQARFLELAHRLDKATSGCLLIAKKRSMLRALHEQLRNKTMNKQYLALVKDAWDKKDRAVKEPLLKDSQNSVVKVSPQGKASETRFKIMQRYHGATLVEASPVTGRTHQIRVHTACKGHNIAGDDRYGDQGFSDEMQKLGLNRLFLHAAHITFFHPVLEEKMTVSAPLCTALSDLLDKLQKS, encoded by the coding sequence ATGGAACAGATAAATCACTCAGTACGCATGCTTGAGGTTTCTCAAGAAAATGCACAGCAACGAATCGATAATTTTCTTCGTCTACATTTAAAAGGTGTGCCTAAAAGTATGATCTACCGGATCGTACGAAAGGGGGAAGTACGTGTTAATAAAAAACGTATAAAAGCCGATTATAAATTAAAAGAGGGGGATATGGTTCGCATTCCTCCTGTGCGTGTAGCCGCAGAAAATGCTTTACCTTCACCTAAATTAAATGCGATTGCGCAACTTGAATCTCGCATTGTTTATGAAGATGATGCCCTTATTATATTAAATAAACCTTCCGGTCTTGCCGTCCATGGTGGCAGTGGTCTTGACTTTGGTGCTATCGAAGGGCTTCGAGCTCTTCGGCCTCAGGCCAGATTTTTAGAGCTTGCTCATCGACTCGATAAGGCGACGTCGGGTTGTCTATTAATTGCTAAAAAGCGCAGTATGCTACGTGCATTACATGAACAACTCCGTAATAAAACCATGAATAAGCAATATCTTGCGTTAGTAAAAGATGCATGGGATAAAAAAGACAGAGCAGTAAAAGAGCCACTGCTTAAAGATTCACAAAACTCTGTTGTTAAAGTAAGCCCACAGGGCAAAGCATCAGAAACGCGATTTAAAATCATGCAACGTTATCATGGTGCGACATTGGTCGAGGCTTCGCCGGTAACGGGGCGTACCCATCAGATACGCGTTCATACAGCGTGCAAAGGGCATAATATTGCTGGAGATGATCGCTATGGCGATCAAGGTTTTTCCGATGAGATGCAAAAGTTAGGGTTAAATCGGCTCTTTTTGCATGCGGCCCACATCACTTTCTTTCACCCTGTATTAGAAGAAAAGATGACAGTTAGTGCACCACTTTGCACAGCTTTGTCCGATCTTTTAGACAAATTACAAAAAAGTTAA
- a CDS encoding HAD-IA family hydrolase has product MRYKVIIFDWDGTLMDSIAKIVASLKGAAIECQVCEPTTAQIRHIIGLSLDKAMATLFPEQSKQTQRLLVDAYRQKYSVLTHIETPFYRGIKPWLLQLKAQGYLLAVATGKGRAGLDSLMDKFAVKDLFSTTYCADETASKPDPLMLTKILDDLNLNVSQALMVGDSSYDLAMANSVGMDCLAVSYGVHNKQILSQFKPIAIVDDLPKEFDLHVQ; this is encoded by the coding sequence ATGCGTTATAAAGTAATCATTTTTGATTGGGATGGCACGCTGATGGATTCCATCGCTAAAATTGTTGCTAGCCTAAAAGGCGCGGCCATTGAGTGTCAAGTTTGTGAGCCGACAACGGCGCAAATACGTCATATTATCGGCTTGAGTTTAGATAAAGCAATGGCAACATTATTTCCTGAGCAAAGCAAGCAAACACAGCGATTACTGGTTGATGCATATCGACAAAAGTACAGCGTTTTAACGCATATCGAAACGCCTTTTTACCGCGGTATTAAGCCATGGCTTCTCCAGCTTAAAGCACAGGGGTATCTACTAGCCGTTGCCACAGGGAAGGGGCGTGCTGGGTTGGATAGCTTGATGGATAAGTTTGCCGTAAAAGATCTATTTTCAACTACCTATTGTGCAGATGAAACCGCTTCTAAACCCGATCCGCTTATGCTGACAAAAATATTAGACGATTTAAACCTTAATGTTTCACAAGCCTTGATGGTCGGTGACAGTAGCTATGATTTAGCGATGGCAAATAGCGTTGGAATGGATTGTTTGGCGGTTTCCTATGGCGTACATAATAAACAAATCTTAAGTCAATTTAAGCCAATCGCAATTGTCGATGATCTACCAAAGGAGTTTGACCTTCATGTTCAGTGA
- a CDS encoding chloramphenicol phosphotransferase, with protein sequence MYPDIILLNGTGSSGKTSLAKELQELLSIQYLNFSIDSILYALPPTDLRRMIVGDPINRSGYDYGQLTDGYHNCIKGLLEAGCRLIIDNAWINEDEINALENSLSGFNIVRVKVMCRLDICVARELARGDRAIGLAESEYPLVHNFMKYDVSVDTSDIEPKDAAIHLLKELKFCEVNA encoded by the coding sequence ATGTATCCAGATATTATTTTGCTTAATGGAACAGGAAGCTCAGGTAAAACTAGCTTAGCTAAAGAGTTACAAGAGCTGTTATCAATACAATATTTAAATTTTAGTATTGATAGTATTTTATATGCTTTACCACCAACAGACCTAAGAAGAATGATAGTAGGGGATCCTATAAATCGTTCTGGTTATGATTATGGACAATTAACTGACGGTTACCATAATTGCATTAAAGGGCTTTTAGAAGCCGGTTGTAGGCTTATTATTGATAATGCATGGATAAATGAAGATGAAATTAATGCACTAGAAAATTCTTTGAGTGGATTTAACATAGTGCGAGTTAAGGTGATGTGTAGATTAGATATCTGTGTCGCACGAGAATTAGCCCGTGGTGATCGTGCAATTGGTTTAGCTGAGTCGGAGTATCCTTTGGTTCATAATTTTATGAAATACGATGTTTCAGTAGATACTAGTGATATAGAACCAAAAGATGCAGCAATTCACTTATTAAAAGAATTAAAATTTTGCGAAGTCAATGCTTAA
- a CDS encoding peptidoglycan binding protein CsiV, whose protein sequence is MNYKILIALFLASASLTSQAEQRWFEVELLVFERNTPIQDINEHLSSQEIVVDTGNSISILNAEREAVCVEGETCLSKANPTVITKSFFDAQGNNFRRLDSSQLQLIEQREKLKKHANFNPVLHMVWQMPVESGRTAKPLHLFAGKNLAEQVARQKQAEHQLIDIAINTSDAQPTENLTAEALSEGASDDLVSNEIITDKWAIDGNFKIYLDHYLFIDSQLIIRKAVTESIPQIAPSVELIDDENDVQIAKQVQEIPQSKQAEQRTVVKEILFDQNRRLRSEEIHYLDHPLMGIIVQIRKIPKQR, encoded by the coding sequence TTGAACTACAAAATATTAATCGCACTGTTTCTGGCATCTGCCTCATTAACTTCGCAAGCAGAGCAGCGCTGGTTCGAAGTTGAGTTATTAGTATTTGAGCGTAATACACCAATTCAAGATATCAATGAACATTTATCCTCTCAAGAAATAGTCGTTGATACGGGTAATAGCATTAGTATATTGAATGCAGAACGAGAAGCTGTTTGTGTTGAAGGTGAAACCTGTTTGTCAAAAGCAAATCCGACAGTGATCACGAAATCTTTTTTTGATGCACAAGGCAACAATTTTAGACGCCTTGATAGCTCACAGCTACAGCTTATCGAACAACGAGAAAAGCTAAAGAAACATGCCAACTTTAACCCTGTATTACACATGGTTTGGCAAATGCCCGTTGAAAGTGGTCGCACAGCAAAACCGTTGCACCTATTCGCAGGTAAAAATTTAGCAGAGCAAGTTGCGAGGCAAAAACAGGCAGAGCATCAACTAATCGACATCGCTATCAATACCTCTGATGCGCAACCTACTGAAAACCTAACTGCAGAAGCGCTTTCTGAAGGTGCTTCTGATGATTTAGTTTCAAACGAAATCATCACTGATAAATGGGCAATTGATGGCAATTTTAAGATTTATCTCGATCATTACCTGTTTATTGATAGTCAGCTAATTATCCGTAAAGCTGTGACGGAATCAATTCCTCAAATAGCACCTAGCGTTGAATTAATTGATGATGAAAATGATGTTCAAATCGCTAAACAGGTGCAAGAGATACCACAATCAAAACAAGCTGAGCAACGTACTGTTGTGAAAGAGATTTTATTCGATCAAAATCGTCGTTTGCGTAGTGAAGAGATTCACTATTTAGACCATCCGTTAATGGGGATTATTGTTCAAATCAGAAAAATACCAAAACAACGATAA